One region of Thermocrinis sp. genomic DNA includes:
- the dprA gene encoding DNA-processing protein DprA: MENVFYWLTLRAISGLGERSIKKLYQHYKDPKLILEADQAELEELVGKVKASRIKEKNLSFDPEQVIKVLQKEGIGCITLSDEDYFPKLREIEDPPPVLFYQGELKQRVFFGVVGTRKPDGYSVRYLRDLVNLLVSKGYAIASGGAMGIDFLSHKFCVEGGGYTVCFLGFGILQAQESLKRVVLSSGAVVSEFLPWESAEKHTFPRRNRLISGVSEGVFVVEAGENSGALITAYYAKEQGRQVYVHVGYGSSERWEGCIKLVNEGVAKLVGRLQKFELKDEKSEDPILILLNTPKTLSELSQILGIEERELSKRLGLYIAEGLVSCTGAYYHRLKQEGEEYYTGKEFIPTF; encoded by the coding sequence ATGGAGAATGTATTTTATTGGCTTACTCTGAGAGCTATATCCGGGCTTGGCGAAAGGAGCATAAAAAAACTTTACCAGCACTACAAAGACCCAAAGCTTATACTGGAGGCAGACCAGGCGGAGCTTGAAGAGCTTGTGGGAAAGGTTAAGGCAAGCAGGATAAAGGAGAAAAATCTCAGCTTTGACCCGGAGCAAGTTATAAAGGTATTGCAAAAAGAGGGTATAGGATGCATTACTCTTTCAGATGAAGATTACTTTCCTAAGCTGAGGGAGATAGAGGATCCACCACCTGTTTTGTTTTACCAAGGGGAGCTTAAGCAAAGGGTATTCTTTGGAGTGGTGGGCACAAGAAAGCCAGATGGATACAGTGTGAGGTATCTAAGGGACCTGGTAAATCTTCTGGTGTCAAAGGGATACGCCATAGCTTCTGGTGGTGCAATGGGAATAGACTTTCTCTCCCACAAGTTCTGTGTGGAAGGAGGGGGTTATACTGTATGCTTTTTGGGATTTGGTATCTTACAGGCACAAGAGAGTCTAAAAAGAGTGGTTCTAAGTAGCGGGGCTGTTGTCTCTGAGTTTCTTCCTTGGGAGAGCGCTGAAAAACACACATTCCCAAGAAGAAATAGGCTCATCAGCGGGGTTTCGGAAGGTGTTTTTGTGGTGGAGGCTGGGGAAAACTCAGGAGCTTTGATAACCGCTTACTATGCCAAAGAGCAAGGAAGGCAGGTTTATGTGCACGTAGGATACGGGTCCAGTGAAAGGTGGGAAGGTTGTATAAAGCTGGTAAATGAGGGAGTGGCAAAGCTTGTGGGAAGGCTTCAGAAGTTCGAATTAAAGGATGAAAAATCCGAAGACCCAATCTTAATACTTCTAAACACACCAAAGACCCTGAGCGAGCTGTCCCAGATCTTAGGAATAGAAGAGAGGGAGCTAAGCAAGAGGTTAGGATTATACATTGCAGAAGGTTTGGTTTCTTGCACTGGAGCTTACTACCACAGGCTAAAACAGGAAGGGGAGGAATACTACACCGGCAAAGAGTTTATTCCAACCTTTTAG